The DNA segment GCGATTCCGGTGCCTCGCGATGGATCAGCCACAACGACCCAGGGTCCCCCTGCCGCGTCGGACACGCGGACGCCGGCCTCGCGGGCGATGAGCCCACCCGCAGCGACATCGACAGCCCCGAGTCCGGACGCCTGGAAGACGCCGTCCAAGCGCCCGGCGGCGAGGTACGTGAGGCTCAGCGCCGTGCTGCCAAGAGTTCGCACGGCCCGCACGCGAGATCGGAGGGCGTCCACGCGGTGCGCACCCGCGGGAGTATCGGCGTCGCCAGCGTCGGCGGCCACGACGGCATCCGCAGAGCGTTGGAGCCGGCGAGGACGACACGACTCGTGGTTCGGCTCACGCCATGCACCGCGACCCGCCACGGCGGCGAAGGTCTCCTCACGCAGCGGATCGTGAATGACGCCGAGACGGACCTCGCCGTTGCAGGCGAGGGCGATGCTGATACACCAGAAGGGGATGCCTGAGGCGTAGTTGATGGTGCCGTCAAGCGGATCGACCAACCACGTCCGCCCATTGTCGGGGCCGCGGCCTGCGATGAAGCCTTGCTCTTCACCGAGGCGATGATCTCGAGGAAAGGCTTGCGCGAGCTGCGCGAAGATGAGCCGCTCGGAGGTCAGGTCCCACCGCGTGACGACGTCATGGGGGCCCTTACGGCGGTGCCGCCCAGGAGCCCGGAACCCATCGCGCACCAGGACTCCTGCCATCCGGGCGGCGTCAAGGGCAACCCGAAGGTCCTTCTCGGGGTCAGCGGCCATCGGGGGTTCTCCTCGTACCACGTGGTGGCAACAAACCGTGACACGCCGCTGCCGCGCTTTTGTTGGGGTGTCGTCCGCGCCGTCGATGGGGATCGGCCCTAGTCCAGTCCGTCGTGGAGCCTCTTGCGGCGAGCCTCCGCGGGTCCCTCCTCGGCGCCGTTGGCGTATGCTAGAGTACCGACGCGTCGGTGGACCGTCAACGGTCGACCATTTCCAGTAGAGTCTCCCACACTGCCGGTAGGGAAGCGTCGGAGGATGCTCCTCATGGATCGTGCCATGAGTCTCAAGCCGCGGTTCTCGCGGGCGCGTCGCGGTGTTGGCGGCCAGCCGGCTGGTAAACAATCGTCACGCCCACTTCCCTCCCGGCGGCGCCGCATGGGCCGACAGACCCGACGCAACCTTC comes from the Chloroflexota bacterium genome and includes:
- a CDS encoding inositol monophosphatase; this translates as MAADPEKDLRVALDAARMAGVLVRDGFRAPGRHRRKGPHDVVTRWDLTSERLIFAQLAQAFPRDHRLGEEQGFIAGRGPDNGRTWLVDPLDGTINYASGIPFWCISIALACNGEVRLGVIHDPLREETFAAVAGRGAWREPNHESCRPRRLQRSADAVVAADAGDADTPAGAHRVDALRSRVRAVRTLGSTALSLTYLAAGRLDGVFQASGLGAVDVAAGGLIAREAGVRVSDAAGGPWVVVADPSRGTGIAAAMPAVHRLLVEEPPGPEWIRDATQSR